The Gossypium arboreum isolate Shixiya-1 chromosome 2, ASM2569848v2, whole genome shotgun sequence region ttttaatttaaaaaaaaatgtagtCCAGGTTGCACGCCAGTGACGTATTGGATGGTGAGCTTTCAAATGGGGGGATGGGCCCACCAGCAGATTCCTAGGCCCaaaatcagtttttttttttaaatctcaagATCCTCACCGTTTAAATGGGGCATTGTTTTTTtgcttttttgttttgttttcattttcgtggaaaatgaaatttcatttttgttttaaCTCTGAACTTGTCAATTCATTACAATCTGGTCCCCCCAAAGAGaacaaaaagaaacaaaacaacaacaacaataaaaagaaaaaatccaTTAActattgattaatttaattatgttattttggAATATTTTTAAAGTGCAATCTTTGAGTCTTGACCAATTCAAGGATCATATTTGATAAATATAGTCTCCAATGTTTATTCATTTTGTCACTCtagttttgattttctttttttcttttcgggTCCTTTTAGTTCTCaacctttaaaatttaattaaattattttttagatAAAAATTAACTAGATTGTTAAAATTATAACAGTgttattaaaaattcaaaagataataaaaatattaacaaaatTAAATGAAAGGTTCAAGAAAAATCTTCATTCAGCAGTGAAATATATACGTAAACTATCAAGTAAGCTTCCATGTCACTGCCATTAAAATTTAACAGTTCAATAAGTTTTTTCGTCCAAAACAaaataatttgactaaaaattaGGGTCAAAgtgaaaaaaatagataaatattaggggctaaattaatcaatttaatattatttgataattttttaaaaaaaattatatattgaggAAGTGTTGAAAAAATGAGAAGAAAAAAACAGAGATTGTTTGAAGGGAGAGAGTGGGAAGTTTAGTGAGATATTGTCAAAAGGTTAGCTAAGCTGCCGCCAAATGGCGATTTTCtcttctaattaattaattaagtttggtGTGATTTATTTGTGGGTAACCCTTCCTACCAAACcttcatttaatttaatttaagtgCCTAATTATGTCTTATAGGAAACTACTATTTATATCTCCATCTAATATAAATATGatattaaaagaaataataatatagtTAAAACTCATATCTCGTATTGATTGAGTCATAATTTCACTGGAATCAACACTGTTGCCAGTACGGGAGGATATGAGTTCGAGTGCATTAAAACGCATTATCCTCCTACTTAAAGATTAAAGAGGAATTATTTAATCTCGAATTTCAAAATTCTCAAAACTTCAACATTACCTATAAACGAAAACTTCattgataaattaaattttatataacataaattattaatatgtcAATATTAGTTTTTTCTAGGGAATATatcaatattaatattaattaatatcttaGTTTTTATAAATATCAGAAAAtagaatatgaaaattttaattcatCTTAAAAGTATAaagcttttttaaaaaattatttttaatttgttggaaaatatttatttaaatattttagtatatttaatgtatcatatttttctaaatttatttttatataaaaatataaaaaattaatacaggCAAACCAGACTAGAGTTAagcaaaattttaggctcatttttCAAGCAAAACAGAGCCCGAACCTctaaaatgggcctaaaattttactaCAATCTGACCTGACCCAACCTATAATCACCTCTAGATAGTATATATCAATAACTAACACAATATGATATGCTAAAGGTATAGAAATATGATTATAATATACCAATTTCTCcaaatttatataatacttaatcattaatatgttaaaatttatttaaataaaatatatgaaaacaaTATGAATCCGATTATAATATGATAAAATGAAatcatttttataaattaatggCTTCAACTCGACAACTACATTACATTTTCAAGATGATTCTAGCAATATATAAACTAATAAGAGGTAAACTATACAAATAGTCATCTAAtttgttttaaaagaaaaaaaatgtattttaagcactcaatttttttacaaaataataatacacgatatataatttatttattttaatcactCTCATTAAAATTACAAATGGATATCCATGATGTGATTCCAACTAATTACCCATTTGATTATTCTTTTATTAGCTTCAATTACACATAAAAAAACCATGAAAACTAAAGATCAAAGACGTTTTACTTACACAATCCACTAATATACCCTAACGAAAAGATTACGTGAACAATCAAATTCGTTAAACCTttccaattaaaaaaaaaaaaacatcaagcATGCATGCTGCAtgcaaaataaaattattaatataattttatatttatagttaaattatttgttaagaaataaaattttaatattaattacttgTGTCAGTCATCCAAAATGTATGAATGAAGAATTTGTTGAAGTTGTCCATCTACCTAAAACAACAAAACAAaatttgtacatatatatacaattgcTATGAAAGGCCCCATTTTTTTCACCTTCAAACAAGTTTACAATTTGGTACAAAGGGAAAAAAAGAGAGCaagttttgttcttttttttttaaaaaaatagaaaattattttaaattcctGAACCGGGTTAATATTTCAAATTTTgacatatttaattataaaaatataacggTTTTTATGGATTAGATTGGATCAGATTaattgaaagttgaattctatccGACCATTGTATAAGTCAAAATCAAATCTTGATGTATCTTCACCGGTGCAAGTGGttggcaaattggtcattttagaTTTACAAATTTACGGTAAAAATATTTTTTCGATTTCTTTTAATTTCGATATTGAATAAATTGATCTCTAAAAATAGAGCCATTTAGTCCTCGTCAATTTCAAAAGTAAGCAATTAGgataattttcattaatgttttctagaaattgtacataattttgattgatataataagttttgtcaACTTAGTTCTAATTCATTTACACATTTCTAGCTAGATTTGTtaaataagaactaaattgacAATATCATTATACCAATCAAAACTGCGTAAAATTGATGAAAAACATTAATGTGGTAATTACTTGTTTTTAGTTGATGTCTTTCAAAACTCAGAATGATTTGATttgcttcaatttttttttgaagGAGTCCAATTCGCTCAATATCAAAATTGATAGGGACTAAATAGGTTATTTTACCCAAATTTGCCTTATCTTTGAACTATTATTTTCTTGGTTCACAAAAGGTCGCTAGGCTGGCTTGAATAACGATActttaatgaaattaaaaaataaaaaataaataaaaatctttGATAGCCATTTCTTGTTTACaataaaaagaaagggaaagagAGAGAATTGAGAGAAAGAGAAAACATAAGCTATCttttcaaagcaaaaaaaaaaagaaaaagaagcaaaAGCAAAGAGATAATTAAGAGGGGAATTCGAGGAAGAagaagggttttttttttcaaaaaaaaaattgctttttttctcttttgtgtGAAGAAGCTGGAGCTATCAAAGATGATGCAGATTGAGCAGCAACAACAGCAGCCCCAGCAGCAACAAAACCAGTTAATGGTTCAAAACTCTGGGAGTTTAAGCTTTAGCAGTCACTTGTCTAAAGAAGATGAAGAGATCTCTAAATCAGCTCTTTCTACTTTTAGAGCTAAAGAAGAAGAGAttgaaaggaagaagatggaAGTTAGAGAAAAAGTTCAGCTTCAGTTAGGTCGTGTTGAAGAAGAAACTAAACGTCTGGCTGTGATTCGTGAGGTTTGTTTCAGAACAcaagtttaaaatttttcttgaaaaaagATGAGTTTCTTTAAAtgttctaaagttcttggtttcaATCAAgttcacttcttttttttttttttggtcaattTCTGTAAAAGAACAAACTTTGAGGGTCAAATAGTAATGAAATTTCATGATCTGGGCTTGGATGTGAGGGTCTTTCAGGTTTATCCTTTGGATCTTGTAATGTACAGATTTGTACTTAAAAGGTtctgaatataaaaataagaactTGTTAGTTAAATTTTTAGgctttataaacaaagggtaccCTCTTAAATGGTTGATTTCTATAGGAGCTTGAAGCACTTGCAGATCCTATGAGGAAGGAAGTTGCTCAGGTGAGGAAGAAGATTGACGCAGTTAACAAAGAATTGAAGCCATTAGGGAACACTTGCCAGAAAAAGGTACCAACTTTTCCATTGATTTTGATTGTACCCATAGTACCATTTGTAATGGGTTAAATCATGTCATTGAGTTTGGGTCTGTTGTGAAATTATGTTTTAGGAAAGGGAGTACAAGGAAGCCCTTGATGCATTTAATGAAAAGAACAAGGAAAAAGTACAACTAATCACAAAGTTAATGGAGGTTAGCTAGTTACTTAGTCTAAACTTAGAGATGAAAATGCAAAGTATCTCACTATGTCCTTAATATGTTTGAACAGCTGGTGAGTGAAAGCGAAAAGTTAAGGATGAAGAAGCTGGAGGAGCTGAGTAAGAACATAGATTCCATACACTGATCATATAAGGAAAGAGAAGCCCCTTTAGCTTTGGTTTTAACTGATTAGGCTTGAGTGTGATGTATTTAAGGTGACTTTGAATATTTATATATGGGTGTGTTGTAACGGTAATCTTTGTTTGTTTTTGGTTAGCATTCGATGAATGTTCAACTGATTTAGAAAAAGGGAAATACCCTATAAAAACAAAACAGGTTTGTAACTAAAATGCATCTCTTACATTTCTCATGTTCATCTATTGTATCTCTTTGTTTAGTTTCTTTTCAAGTTTTATGTAACTCGAACTTGCATACTGTAATTAGTCTACAATACACCCTTTAGTAGTTCCTTGAAATTTCTGGTGAAAATTGCTTTGAAAATGATCTATTTGGTGTTGATGCTATTTGTTCAAAGCTTTGTCAATGTTTTCTTCATTGGAAGTTTCTTATTAGCTTCAACTTTTAGGTGGTCAAATGACAATGTAGTGGTTTTCACACCATCTACGCACTTGAATCCTGAGATCCATTTCCATGTTTGGATATGTCTCGGATATAAACAGTGAGAACAGGAACTTCGATAAAATATGAGGAGTCCGATCGAGTCATTCGTCGGGTAGCCGTGTCTGTTTATACGCGCAGATTCGGGTATACGCGACATGGAATCTGGTTGATTCCATTTCACTAAATTGATTTCTGAAAAATGACATGAAAATCCCAAATCCAACAActgtttattaatatgtttaaagTAATAGCAAAGCACAAATTTTCTGATTGTAGTTTTGTCTTTAtttaaaaaatgggtaaattagttTTTGGACGTTTAAattaaaaaatgggtaaattagttCTTGGACgtttaaattaaatgttaaaagttttatttttttctatggTTAAAAACTGGTGACTAAACGATCATATTGTCGtacaatgataaaattttaatagttaaaatggatgaaatttgtaACAATAAGACCAGACGTGGCTAACCGAAAAGCTTTTGAATTAAAGCTTTTTTACTCAAAAAAatggtaaattaatttttatacattagatcaaagtgTAAACTggttattttgttaaaaattttaacattttttactATAAAAAATTAGTCCATGAATGTCAGAATGAGATACACGTGATATGTCATGTGTAACTTTCTGGTTAATTTTGTTAGCTATactaattattaataataaaattaataaaaattttaatagaaaagacTAAATTCTTTTTAATATGACATACAGGGACTAATTTATATGGACAAAATATAATTTGAATCTTAATATAAAGATTTTCATGATACTTTtatcattaatttatttatttttaatcactTTTACTGTGAATTTACACATCTACTGATGAAATATTGGCAGGGAATCTTTAGGCAAAGGCACCTGTAAAAAACTTTATGACGATATATATGATGGTTGTGATTATTTGCAGCAATGATTCAAAATTCTCATACTTCacctttttttctctctttggcattaaaaaaaaaaagcaaaagaaaGATGCCATGTTTACAGGCACAAACGCTGCACTTTTATTATGTTGCAGAGCATCTTATGATCTTATCCAAATCCTAATCCAAGTAGTGGCTTTTTATAGAGATAGAGAAGGGAGACACATGGCATATTTGGTTTTTGGGGTGTTGTTGCTTAACTTCAGCTAATAATAATGGAGATTTTGAGTGTTGGGTTAAATTAGGTTTTGGTCAAAGTTCAATGTTTTTAATGCTCTAACTGTTTGAATGTTGAGATTTTAGGGTGGTTGTGGTTGGTGGATCCAAGTATACAATCTGTAAAAAGTTAGCATACATTCCATCCATTTTTTGTAAAATCTATCATCCCTCTATTATTTTTGTATTCTATCTCAATCTTTATCCTTTTTTATTGTAGatatcaaaatttgaaaattattatcaCCTCCATAAATATTACTTGCCCATCTTCACGTTATTTGACGTATATTTACTTTTAATAATTACAATGTTGATTTGGTAAATAGACACAAAAGAATAATCTATgaatatttcatataaatatttttgtttactaaataatatattattattaggacgaaattagaattttcTTTTTTAGGAGTCGGgattgaattatatatttttaaaaaattaaaatgtaatttcaccattatataaatttatattattatagtttttaagactaaataaaaatttattatttttaagacgCTAAACTATAATTTACAATTTATTAACTTATAAGTTTATAGATGTTGAGGTCATCTATACCTAAAATTAATCATGTTCCACGCCTAACCAAAAATAAACATTGCATGAAGAGATAAGGCAActtaaattattgtaatatttgtaaaaataaaatatttttatttgtgcATATAGATAGTATATATGAGTGTTAAGTAGGTTTCGATTGAAACTAATCATATTAGTTTCATTATATGTTCTTATAATATCTGCTCTTTTTGATATAATATCTAGAACTACCCATAACCCCTCTTCAACCtctaaataggagaataatgtgTTTTAGCATAATTATACTCATGTTCCTCTGTATTGGTAACAATATCGATACCAATTGAACTCAAATTCAATCGGCAAATTTAGAAAATGCATGTGTAGTTAATATACCCAAATAACCACATATTTGGCATGACAATGGAAAACAGATGAAAGGATTACATGTTTGGAAAGTGCTCAACATTATGTTATATGGCATGAAAAATAATGATTTAGTTTTCAACTTAATCGATTCCCATGATTACTTCGAGCATCCATTGACTTTCGAaacaaattttattgaaaataaaggtTAGTGCTAGATTAATATGCATGTGATAAAAGTAAATGCAAATATTATTAAGAGGTAGGTGTAGTCTGGATTGAGTTTTAGTTTAATTAGTATGAGTATTATTGTCAATGTAAGAAGACATGGATTTGAGTGTGCTGAagcgtattatcctcctatttataggtTGGGGAGGGATTATGGGTAGTTCTAAATATTGTATTAAAAAGTGAACTACCATTATTATCTAATCCACCATTCTTTCCCTGTTAATACTTGATTTTTTGAAGTAATCTGGAAAACCCAAATGAATTTGATTCAGTAAATTAACTTTACATAAGTTTCTGTTGAGGTAATTGTTGAGGGGGATCAATTCTTTCGAGAGAAGTTTTCGAAGTGTCGTTCGTCAGAAAATCGATATGGTCCCCATAATTATAGGTACTGC contains the following coding sequences:
- the LOC108462220 gene encoding uncharacterized protein LOC108462220 isoform X2; amino-acid sequence: MMQIEQQQQQPQQQQNQLMVQNSGSLSFSSHLSKEDEEISKSALSTFRAKEEEIERKKMEVREKVQLQLGRVEEETKRLAVIREELEALADPMRKEVAQVRKKIDAVNKELKPLGNTCQKKLVSESEKLRMKKLEELSKNIDSIH
- the LOC108462220 gene encoding uncharacterized protein LOC108462220 isoform X1 gives rise to the protein MMQIEQQQQQPQQQQNQLMVQNSGSLSFSSHLSKEDEEISKSALSTFRAKEEEIERKKMEVREKVQLQLGRVEEETKRLAVIREELEALADPMRKEVAQVRKKIDAVNKELKPLGNTCQKKEREYKEALDAFNEKNKEKVQLITKLMELVSESEKLRMKKLEELSKNIDSIH